Genomic window (Bradyrhizobium sp. 186):
ACGATGGCCGGCCCGTGCACAGCTTTCGAACGCTGTTGCAGGATCTCGCCACGCTCACACGCAACATCGTTCGCATCGGTCAGGACGCCCCGGCCGCTATGCTCACAAGTCCAACCCCACTACAACAAGACGTCTTCAATCGGCTCGGCATTCCTATCGCCCCATAATGTAGGCAGACGCGCCGTCACGCCCGCTGGAATTACACGCCAGCTCAAATGCTTACGTCGCTACTCAAGGGGAAGTTCGGTTTAAGCATGATCTCCGCGCAAACACGTTCCGCGTTTGTCGCGAGGGAAAACCGCTTCGCACTTTTCCGGATCATGCTTTAGTTCTACTGAGTCAGAAAGTCGCAGTACCTGGGATTCAGGGAATCAGGTAGTGGGCGGGATTCAGGCCAGCGGTAGGGGCTGAGGATGGATCGCCGAAGGTTTAAGAGCGGTGAATCGCGATTTGCCGCCTATGTCGAGGGGCTTGCGAGCGTGATCGGGCACAAAGACCGAGAGCAGCCGCTTCGCGATTATTGCACCGGGCTGATGCTGCGAGGCGAGCGCAAGAGCGTCGAACCGATCGCAGCGGTCACGGCACCGGCGCGGGTGGCCGCCCAGCATCAATCGCTTCTGCATTTTGTCGGCGAGGGACGTTGGTCCGACGAACGCGTCTTGGCCAAGGTGCGCGAGAAGGTCTTGCCCGAGATCGAGCGTCACGGCCCGATCGAAGCGTGGATTATCGACGATACTGGACTGCCGAAGAAGGGGCGGCAGTCGGTCGGTGTTGCGCGGCAATATTGCGGTCAACTTGGTAAGGAGGACAACTGCCAGGTCGCGGTGTCGCTGTCGATTGCCAACGAACATGCGAGCCTGCCGGTGGCGTACCGGCTGTATCTGCCGCAGGAATGGGCGGAGGATAGCGATCGTCTGCGCAAGGTGGGGGTTCCTGAAGATATTGGCTTCAAGACCAAGCATGAGATCGCGCTGGAGCAACTGCACTGGGCCTGCGCGGCTGGTCTGCCGCGTGGCGCGGCGCTGCTGGATGCCGGCTATGGCAATAACAGCAATCTGCGCGCCGACATCACGGCCCTGGGGCTGGCTTACGTCGCGGGCATTCTGTCGAATACGACGGTGTGGGCAGACGGGACGGGACCGCTGCCGCCGAAGACTTGGTCGGGCCGCGGACGGCCACCAAAGCGCCTGCAGCGCGACGCCAAGCATTGGCCGGTCTCAGTCAAAGACCTTGCACTCGGCCTGCCCAAGCGCGCCTGGCGCACCATCGAATGGCGAGAAGGTTCGGCGGAAACCATGTCTTCGCGCTTTGCGCGGGTGCGGGTGCGTGCCGCGCGGCGTGACGAAAGGCGCCACGAGCCGTGCCCGCAAGAATGGCTCTTGATCGAGTGGCCCAAGGACGAGACCGAGCCGACCAAATACTTTTTGTCGACGCTTCCCGCCGATATCGCCTTTCACCGTCTGGTCTACTTCGCCAAGCTGCGTTGGCGCATTGAGCGCGACTATCAGGAGCTCAAGCAAGAAGTCGGCCTCGGGCATTTTGAAGGTCGGGGATGGCGTGGCTTCCATCATCACGCAACGCTCTGCATCGCAGCTTACGGATTCCTGATCTCCGAAAGGGAGACGATTCCCCCCTCAGGACCTCGTCACGCCCCGATCTTCCCGCAACTTGCCCTTCCCGCAGGTTACCGACCCAGAGGTACTGCCGTTGCGGCCTGAACGTCACATCCCGAACTCAATCGCGACCATGCGCATCCGTTTGGCCAACGCGATCGCCAGAACCTTGCCGCGATGCCCGTGTTGCGGCCAAAGCAAAATGCGACCACGCCGAAATTTGTGACGCAGTAGAATTAGCGGTCGCGAGGCCCAAACCTCCCATAATCGTGAGCAGAGGCGCGCGGCCGACGGCCTGTGCGCCATCTGGCTTTTCCGGCGATCGCCGCGTAAGGATTGTCGCAGTTCCACGCCGCTAGGCCATGATTGCTGTTCCGAGTGCCCTCCCATGTATTCTGATCGAAAGGCCGTCTGGTCCCTCGGCCGGGGCTGGCTTGCCGCCATCCTCGTCATCGCCGCCTTTGCCGTCGCCAGCGCGCCAATCCGCGCCGCGAGCTTCCAGCCGCTCGAGATCGTCACCAAGAACGGTGTGCAGGTGTTCTCGGTCGAGATGGCGACGACGGAACAGGAGAAGCAGACCGGCCTGATGCACCGCAAGGAACTGGCGGACGGCAAGGGCATGCTGTTCGACTTCAGCCCCGAGCAGGAAGTGTCGATGTGGATGAAGAACACCTACATCTCGCTCGACATGATCTTCATCCGCGCCGACGGCCGCATCCTGCGGATCGCGGAAAACACCGAGCCCATGTCGACGAAGATTATCTCGTCACAGGGCCTCGCCAAGGGCGTCCTGGAGGTGCCGGCCGGCACTGCTCAGAAATACGGCATCCGCCCCGGCGACCGTGTCGGCCACCCGCTGTTCGGCGGCAAATAGGGCCATCCTGCGGGCCATTGCCGCCTTGCTGGCGGCTTGAGAGCTTGCCGGCGGCCTGGGAAGCTTGCTGGCGCCTTGGGAAGCGTGTATCGACGGGGCTCGCCGGACATTCGGGGTATAGCGCAGCCTGGTAGCGCGGCAGTTTTGGGTACTGCAGGTCGTTGGTTCGAATCCAGCTGCCCCGACCAGTCCCGACGTTGGATCTCCTTCAATCCCCTGAGATTTCCAATCCCTTGAGATTTCAACGCGCGGATCCCGTTCCGTTGCTGCCGAGCGCGGTCAAGCCGGCAGAGAAATTCCCGGGAAATGTTGCCCGCATGCAACCTCTGCGACAGCACCACGTGCTACGACCTCTGCGCGGGCAATGGGGAATCTCAGGACATGTTGAAAGCTCTCTGCGGTGCGGCGGTTGTCGCCCTGTCCGCGACGGCGGCATCTGCGGCTGATCTTGCGATGAAGGCTCCTCCGCCGGCTCCGGTCAAATTCACATGGACCGGCTGCTATGTTGGTGGTCACGTCGGCGGCGTCGTAAGCGACGACCGCACCATAAGCAGCCTTGGAGCGACAGCCGATTTCAGCTCGCCCGGCTTTGTGGGCGGCGGACAGATCGGCTGCAACTATCAATTTGCGTCCACCTGGCTGGTCGGCGCCGAAGGCCGGGCCGCGTGGACAAGCCTTGCGAACAGACACGGCGCCAGTGTTCGATTCCCGGCGCTTGGCAACCTGATCGTGCCATCGCAGTTTGGCTTGAAGAACGATTTTCTCGCCTCGGCGACTGCGCGCCTCGGCTGCGTCTATGCCGAACGCTGGCTGGTCTATGCGCGGGGTGGCGCCGCCTGGACCCGCGAGAAGATCGATGACGCGTTCATTGCTCCGGTCTTTGTCGTTCCGACCGATCCCAGCGCGACCGTCACTCGCAATGGATGGACGGCGGGCGCCGGCGTCGAATGGGCGTTCGCGCCGCATTGGTCGGCCAATGTGGAGTACAATTATTACGACTTCGGCACGCACGGCCCGGTGCTGCTGACCAGTCCGCTCAATAGCGTCACCGTGGCAAACCTCAAAGATACGATCCACGCCGCGACCATCGGCGTGAATTACCACTTCTGACTTGACCGGGACGAACGGGATGTCGTTGGCGCGGCCCACGGCCCACCCGCCCAAGTTTCAAATGTCAGGACATCAGCCAGCCGGCAAAGCGCCAGGCCATCCAGGCGAGGGCGCCGATCCAGCCCAGCATTGCGATCCCCGCCACGCCGAGCCCACAAAGCGCAAACAGCGAATTTTTGGGCTCTTGTGCATCGGATAGTTTTTCAATCGTATCAATTTGGCTCACAGCATCCCCTTGCCTTGCGGCTTGCTGTTCATTGGTCTCTGCTCGTTCGTGAAAATTCACCGGCCGTCGCTCCATCTCACGTGGACGTGAGACGATCTGGCTGTCCATGCAGGCGGGCATGCGCTGATTACAGACACTTTCGGACGCCTTCAGCTGGGAAAAAGCGGCAACTCGCCACATGGCGATTGGTTGCGGCGGTCCGGCCGGAATCCGTCGCCCAGCGCACACGCTTTGCGAGTGTGCCTCCCGGGTGACAGCTCGAATCGAAAAAGAGTGCTAATTGATGCTCAGCTACTCCCCGGGGAAACTATCCAATGAAAAAATTGCCACTTGCGATCGCCGTCCTCGCGATGAGCGCCAGCAGCGCGTTTTCCGCCGATCTCGCGGCGCGGCCTTACACCAAGGCCCCCCCGATGGTTGCCGCGATCTATGACTGGAGCGGCTTCTACATCGGTATCAATGGTGGCGGCGGCTCCGCCCACACCTGCTGGGACCTCGTGTTCCCGGGCGGCTCCATTCCGGAGGGCTGTCATAATTCCACCGGTGGCACCGTCGGCGGTCAGGTCGGCTATCGCTGGCAATCGGCCAGCTGGGTCTTTGGTGTCGAAGGGCAGGGCAACTGGGCCGACTTCTCGGGCAGCAACGTCACGCCGGTCGGCGGCAACCCGCTTGGCGGGGGGAGCATCCGGACCCGGATCGACGCCTTCGGGCTGATCACCGGCCAGGTCGGCTATGCCTGGAACAACGTCCTCTTCTATGTGAAGGGCGGCGGCGCGGTCGTGAGCGACAAATACGACGTGATCTTCGCCGGGGCCGTGATCGATACCGCCAAGGAGACGCGCTGGGGCGGCACGGTCGGCGCGGGCCTTGAGTTCGGTTTTGCGCCGAACTGGTCGGTGGGCGTCGAATACGACCACATCTTCCTCAATGACCGGGACACCACGCTGACGGCGGTCCCCGGTGGTGGCGCTGCCGGCACTGTTCGCGTTCGCCAGGACGTCGATATGGGCCTGGTCCGCCTGAACTATCGCTTCGGCGGCCCGTTGATCGCAAAGTACTGAGCGCGCGGGGCGGCGGTTCGAACGCCGGCCGCCCCGACCAGATCCTGATCGCTCGCGCTGATAGCCAGCCAATTTCGTCGTGGTTTTGACGCCTGTTTTCGGCGTGCGCCGCGTTGAAGGAGAGGGCGGATCGCGCAATTGATGCCGCGCCCGTCGAGGTCTCCTTCAGGCGAGGTTTTCATGTCGATCAGTGCGATTGCTTCCTCCACCGCGGCGGTGACGACGTCCCCGTCGACCGCCACGACGTCGTCCTCCGAGGCATCATCGACGTCGGCGACAGCGTCGACATCAGCCACGTTCGTCGACGTCAGCGACCTCATCCTCGCAATCGGCGGGTGAAAGCTCGGGTTCCGGAGGCGGCGGCAGCTCGGCTAAGTCCATCGTCAGCGAGGTCTCCACCACCATCAACGGGATCACCACCACGACCATCACCTATTCCGACGGCACGACTGAGGTCGAGACGTCGGCGAGCACGCAAGGCAGTCAGTCGGGACAGACCTACAACGCGCAAGGCACGCTTGACGCCAACGCCACCAGCACGTCCGGTGCGAGCGCCGGCGTCTGAGCGAACGCGCCCGCCAGTGCAGAGGGGGTACGGATAGAAGCGTCCCGCAGCGCCTGCCCGAACCAGCCCAAACCCATCCTTAAGCTTTGGCGTTCTTTCTCTGCGACACGCGACTTCTGCGCGAGTTTTCAAGGGATTGCGCCGACCAGGCCGGCGCAGAATTACCAATCCCTGATCGAACCTTTGGGCGTCGCCGGAGACCAATGAGTGTATTGGGGATTTCAGCGCCCAATACCTAAACGGACGCCGCCAAGCGATGATATTCCGCTTGCGCGGCGTTGCGCTTTTCCGGGATCAATTCGATGCGTACCAGCCGAACGGAAACGGTACGAACGGCCAGGCCATCTGGTTGTCGTTCGAGGCTTTCGGCGGCGCCTCGACGGACGTCTTGACGACCGCAGCAGGCGGCGTCGATGGCACCGCCAAGCGCAGACAGGCACACTGCAAATTCATTGTAGTCGCCCCAGCCAGTAAGCATTTTTCAAAATTCAGTGTCTGTCGAAAATTCGCTGTCAGTTCAAAATCGCCACGCGTCCTCAAAACGGCGCGCTCATTCTCAAGTCTCGCGCCCATTCTAAAAGAACCGGCAGTGGCTTTCAACCGGTCTCGCCGCTCCCTCATGAGAAGTAAGGTTGACCGGTTAGGTTAAGGGAGAGCGGTTGTTGCGGCCGCTTTGGCGACTGTTATCAGATTGGTCCCGGCTCGCGACGGGCTGCCTGCAATCCGTGCTCACACAAGATCACAGTTCGTCGCGGCGCTTGAATCTTGTGAGTTCTGCGTCATGTCTTTCGATCGCAACGTCCGAACCGTCAATCCGCAGTCGAGCTGGGCCGAGATCTGGCACCTCTGGACCGTGATCGTGCCGCGCCGCTCGATCAACGGGCAGCTCGTTTACGGCAAGGTCTGGCGCCGCCACGACGGCCGCGACTGGATCTACCGAAGGTTCACAGAGTACGACGGCGAAGAGGCGGCCTGAAGCGGCATCGCTGCCGCCGGGCTCACGCAGCCTTCGCCACTGCTGGCTTGGGCGGCGGTGGCTTCAGCGGCTTGTCCTGCCGCTTCGACCAGGAAATGTAGTAGGCCACCGTCGTCATGATCGCGATGCCGGCGATGCTGACGAAGAGCTGGGCGAACAGCGAGCCCGAGCTCATCGACAGCTCGAAATGGCCGACGAACGACAGGAACACGCCGACGCAGAACACGGCGAGCGATTGCTGGCCGCAGACGATGATCGGATCGAACACCTTCCACTCCAGGCCTGGCCACTCCTTCGGCACGAAGCGGATCACCAGGATCACGATCACGACGAAGTGGATGAAGCGGTAGGGCGCGAGGTTGGTCTTGTCGTTCGGGTTGAAGGCCGAGAACAGCCACTGCGGGAAGCTGCCGCCGAGGCTCGGGAAGCGGCCGGCCATGGTCATGAGCAGCGCGAACAGCATATAGGCGAGGCACAGATAGAGCGTGATCGGCGCGTTGATCAGCGTCATAGAGCGCCGCGCCCCGCCCATCGCGCACCAGGCGCCGAACACGAACAGCACCTGCCAGCAATACGGGTTGAAGTACCATTGTCCCGCCGGATAGGCGTTCAGATTCCAGCCGAAGTGACGCGCGGAGAGCCACAGGATGATGGACAGCGCCATCGTCAGGTCGGGCTTGCGCAGCATGAACCAGAGCACCGGCGGGAACAGCCCCATCAGCACGATGTAGAGCGGCAGCACGTCGAGATTGAGTGGCTTGAAGCGCAGGAACAGGCCCTGCCGCAGCGTCTCGGTGGCGTTGTCGACGAGGCCGGCCACGTTGAACTCGTTGATCATCTCGGAATCGCCGAAGCGCAGCGCCAGATAGCTGATCGAGGCGATGTAGATCACGAACAGGATGATGTGGGCGACGTAGAGCTGCCAGACGCGCTTGGTGAGCCGGGTGGCGCCGACGAGGAAGCCCCGCTCCAGCATCATCCGCGCATAGACGAAAGAGGCGGTGTAGCCGGAGATGAAGACGAAGAGGTCGGCGGCGTCGGAAAAGCCGTAATTGCGTGTCGTGATCCAGTTCACGACGTTGTCGGGGATGTGGTCGAGGAAGATCGCCCAGTTCGCGACGCCGCGAAACAGGTCGAGCCTGAGGTCGCGACCTTTTTCAGGAAGCGTTGCGCTGATGTTCAGGAAGGCCATGCGAAGGGGCTTTCGGAGGGGACACTGGCAAACACGAACGTCGGCGGGACGGTCGTAACCGCTCGGGGCTTCCCGCCGGGAGTGCGGCGGGGGCGAGATTGTCACGGCTCGGCATAATGACTATACCCGTCGGCAGAGTAACCCAAGGGGTCACGGAATCACCGGTCAAATTCCCGAAAGGTGTCTCTATACTATCCCTGAGGTTTCCACCAACTGCCTCGGTGACGCACAGACTTCGCCGCACAGACTATTAAGGATCCGGCCGTCCAATGAACGCACGCATTTTCAAGCCCGCCAAGAACGCGATGCAATCGGGGAAGTCCACGACCCGGGAATGGCAGCTTGACTACGAGCCGGAGCAGCCGCGCGCGGTCGAGCCGCTGATGGGCTGGACCTCGTCCGGTGACATGAAGCAGCAGATCACGCTGCGCTTCCACACCAAGGAAGAGGCGGTCGCCTATTGCGAGCGCAAGGGCATCGCCTACCAGGTGATCGAGCCCAAGGAGTCGGTACGCCGATCGGCCGCGTATGCCGACAATTTCTCGTTCCGCCGCGGCGAGCCCTGGACGCACTGAGAGCAATCCACAAACTATGAATCCGTCATGCCCGGGCTTGTCCCGGGCATCCACGTTCTTCATGCAGCGTGGCTAGGCGTGGATGGCCGGGACGAGCCCGGCCATGACGACGGGGAGCGACCGGTCGCCCCAAGTTCCCCAGCATATCCCTTGGCAGCGATTCCACCGCGTGCTTCGCTCTCCCGCGAGGCGTGACGGGATCATGACGAGGTGGGGGTATGGCCGGGCGTGACCAGCTCGACGGCGTCGATCTGAAGATACTATCCGAGCTGCAGCAGGACGGGCGGGTCCGCAACAACGAGCTCGCGCTGCGCGTCGGCGTCTCCGCGCCCAACTGCCTGAGGCGGCTCAAATCCCTGTTCAGCCGCGGCGTGATCCGGGCGATTCGCGCCGTCATCGACGAGCGGCTGCTCGGCTACGAGGTGGTGTCGTTCGTCTCCATCCAGCTCGCCAGCCAGGCCCAGCCGGTGCTGGAATCATTCGAGAGCTCGATCGCCGCAATCCCGCGCATCCAGCAGTGCTGGCGAATTTCGGGCGACACCGACTATCTCCTGAAATGCGTGGCGCCGAGCGTGGAGAACATGCGCCAGCAGCTGCTGCATTTCGCCGCGATGCCGAACGTGAGGAACGTCCGCAGCTTCCCGGTGCTGGGCGTCGCAAAGGACGTGCCGCTGCCGTTGCAGGAGATCGCGGCGTCCGCGTCGGCAGGGTAGGGGACCGCGCGTTTAGGCGTAATTCTGTCAGGCTCGCAGAAAATCCCGAAGACACGAAGGGTGCCTAAAGCTTAGTAACTCACCTAACTGTGACATGTGATTTGGGAAGTGCTGCAATGCGCTGAGAAGTGATTGCCGGTTCCGGGGCGCCGCCTACATGCGAGGTGTGAACCTCAGCGTGTGTCGCATGCCGAGGACTCTTTTGTGGGACCCTGAAGCAGGAAAAGACAACATGACCTCGACCTCGAAGACGTTTGTCGCGTCCGCTGCGACGCTGTTTGCATCTGCGTTCCTGGTGATGACCGCACCCGCCGCGCGGGCCGACGACTTCTGCATCACCAATGGCGCCCAAGCCGCTCACGGCTGCGGCTTTCCGACGATGGAGGCCTGTCGGGCCGCGGCCGGTGGCATCGGCGGCTCGTGCTCGCAGAGCGGCGCGAAGAGCACGAACGACTCTCTCGCCTATCAGCCGAAGCAGACGCGGTCGCGTACCAAGCTTCGCCCCGGCGCACAGACCAACTCGAACTAACACCTGAATCCGAGATCGGTTTCGAAACATTGCGGCCTCCGGGGTCTCTCTCGGAGGCCGCAAAATTATGACGGTCAGATGATAGCGCGCTCGTACGCGGCTCAGCGATACTTGTCGCGAAACTCGCGCGGCGAGGCGCCAGTCCAGGTGCGGAAGGCGCGGGAAAAACTCTTTTCGTTGCGGAAGCCGGCGATCTCCGCGATCCGCTTGATCGGCGTGCGGCCGCGCATCAATTCCTGCTTGGCGAGCTCGAACTTCGCCTCTTCCTTGAGATCGCGCAGCGAGGTCGCTTCCTCGCGCAGGCGGCGATGCATGGTGCGGGTGGAAAGCGCCAGCTCGCTCGCGACGTCCTCCGCACCGAGAATGCGGCCGCGCGCATTGCGAAGCACGCGACGGACGCGTTCGACCAGCAACCGGTCGCGCCGATAGGGCAGTACGGTCAGCCGCAGCGCGCCTTTGAGCATGCTGTCGAGGTCGGCCGGACTGCGGGTGAGCGGCAGCGAGAGATAGTGCTTGTCGAAGACAATGCCGGCGCGATCGCCGCCGAAGCGGACGGTTTTGCAGAAGATGGTCGGATAGACCGAAACATGGTGCGGCTCGGGAAAGGGAAATTCCGCGGCGCGGAGTGCGATCGCGGAATCGACGGCCCAACATGAGAAGCCAAGCACATAGCGGAGCAGGGTGACCAGGCAGAACTCGCGGAGAGCACCGAGGTCGCGCTGCTCGCGAATGGAGATGATCGCGGTCTCCTCGCTGACGGCGAGCTCGAACAGGACGTCCTCGGTCAGGAGACGGTGATGCCGGCACCAGCGCTTGAGCGCGACCTCGAGATTGGGCGCGGTGATCGAGGCGCGGCACAGCATGCCATAGGAGCCCCAGGGCAGCCGGCGCGAGAACCAGCCGAGCGCCTCGTCGTCGAGTTCGCGCATGGCATGGCCCGCGAGCGCCTCGAACTGGGCCGCCGTCACCCGCCCGTCTGTCGATTTGACCAGGTCCGCCGTGACCTGCCCCCGGCTCAGGGCCTCCGCCGGATCCCGCCCGTAACGCGCATAGGCGGTGACCACGCCGCGGACGAAGGCGGCAGGGGTCATGGCGCGGCGGGGCGTGGCGGTCGCGGCTTGGAACGGCATGAAAAATCCTCGCCAAACTTGGCGGAAAATGCAACCTTTTAGACCGAAGCGGCGCCGGCGCGGGGGTAGGTTCGGGCCCGATAAAAATGGAGGAATCGCCTTGAACATCCCGAGCATCGATTTCGATCTGGGCGAAGACATCACCATGCTGCGCGACACGCTTCGCGCCTTCGTGGAGGCTGAGATCGCGCCGCGCGCCGCCGAGATCGAGAAGGCCAATCTGTTCCCGGCGGACCTCTGGAAGCGCTTTGGCGACCTCGGCCTGCTCGGCATGACTGCGCCGGAGCAATATGGCGGCTCCAGCATGGGCTATCTCGCCCACGTCGTCGCCATGGAGGAGATTTCGCGCGGCTCGGCCGCGGTCGGGCTCTCCTACGGCGCCCATTCCAATCTCTGCGTCAACCAGATCCGCCGCAACGGCAACGACGCGCAGCGACAGCGCTATCTGCCCAAGCTGATCTCCGGCGACTATGTCGGTGCGCTCGCGATGTCCGAGCCCAACGCAGGATCGGACGTGGTCTCGATGAAGCTGCGCGCGGACAAGCGCGGCGACCGCTACGTGCTCAACGGCTCGAAAATGTGGATCACCAATGGCGGCGATGCCGACGTGCTCGTGGTTTACGCCAAGACCGATGCGGAGGCCGGCCCGCGCGGCATGACCGCGTTCCTGGTCGAGAAAGGCTTCAAGGGCTTTAGCCATGGTCCGCATCTCGACAAGCTCGGCATGCGCGGCTCCAACACCTATCCCTTGTTCTTCGATGAGTGTGAGGTGCCGGAAGAGAACGTGCTCGGCTGCGTGGGCGAGGGCGTCAAGGTGCTGATGTCCGGCCTCGACTATGAGCGCGCGGTGCTCTCCGGCGGTCCGCTCGGGATCATGGCGGCCTGCATGGACGCAGTGGTGCCCTACATGCACGAGCGCAAGCAGTTCGGCCAGCCGATCGGCGATTTCCAGCTCATGCAGGGCAAGCTCGCCGACATGTATTCGACCTGGCAGGCGACGCGCGCCTATGTTTATGCGGTGGGGCGGGCCTGCGACCGCGCCAATCACGCCCGCAGCTTACGCAAGGATGCCGCCGCCGCGATCCTCTATTCCGCCGAGAAGGCGACGTGGATGGCGGGCGAGGCGATCC
Coding sequences:
- a CDS encoding outer membrane beta-barrel protein, with the translated sequence MLKALCGAAVVALSATAASAADLAMKAPPPAPVKFTWTGCYVGGHVGGVVSDDRTISSLGATADFSSPGFVGGGQIGCNYQFASTWLVGAEGRAAWTSLANRHGASVRFPALGNLIVPSQFGLKNDFLASATARLGCVYAERWLVYARGGAAWTREKIDDAFIAPVFVVPTDPSATVTRNGWTAGAGVEWAFAPHWSANVEYNYYDFGTHGPVLLTSPLNSVTVANLKDTIHAATIGVNYHF
- a CDS encoding ETC complex I subunit, with the translated sequence MNARIFKPAKNAMQSGKSTTREWQLDYEPEQPRAVEPLMGWTSSGDMKQQITLRFHTKEEAVAYCERKGIAYQVIEPKESVRRSAAYADNFSFRRGEPWTH
- a CDS encoding OpgC domain-containing protein yields the protein MAFLNISATLPEKGRDLRLDLFRGVANWAIFLDHIPDNVVNWITTRNYGFSDAADLFVFISGYTASFVYARMMLERGFLVGATRLTKRVWQLYVAHIILFVIYIASISYLALRFGDSEMINEFNVAGLVDNATETLRQGLFLRFKPLNLDVLPLYIVLMGLFPPVLWFMLRKPDLTMALSIILWLSARHFGWNLNAYPAGQWYFNPYCWQVLFVFGAWCAMGGARRSMTLINAPITLYLCLAYMLFALLMTMAGRFPSLGGSFPQWLFSAFNPNDKTNLAPYRFIHFVVIVILVIRFVPKEWPGLEWKVFDPIIVCGQQSLAVFCVGVFLSFVGHFELSMSSGSLFAQLFVSIAGIAIMTTVAYYISWSKRQDKPLKPPPPKPAVAKAA
- a CDS encoding DUF3551 domain-containing protein, with product MTSTSKTFVASAATLFASAFLVMTAPAARADDFCITNGAQAAHGCGFPTMEACRAAAGGIGGSCSQSGAKSTNDSLAYQPKQTRSRTKLRPGAQTNSN
- a CDS encoding IS701 family transposase: MDRRRFKSGESRFAAYVEGLASVIGHKDREQPLRDYCTGLMLRGERKSVEPIAAVTAPARVAAQHQSLLHFVGEGRWSDERVLAKVREKVLPEIERHGPIEAWIIDDTGLPKKGRQSVGVARQYCGQLGKEDNCQVAVSLSIANEHASLPVAYRLYLPQEWAEDSDRLRKVGVPEDIGFKTKHEIALEQLHWACAAGLPRGAALLDAGYGNNSNLRADITALGLAYVAGILSNTTVWADGTGPLPPKTWSGRGRPPKRLQRDAKHWPVSVKDLALGLPKRAWRTIEWREGSAETMSSRFARVRVRAARRDERRHEPCPQEWLLIEWPKDETEPTKYFLSTLPADIAFHRLVYFAKLRWRIERDYQELKQEVGLGHFEGRGWRGFHHHATLCIAAYGFLISERETIPPSGPRHAPIFPQLALPAGYRPRGTAVAA
- a CDS encoding outer membrane beta-barrel protein, coding for MKKLPLAIAVLAMSASSAFSADLAARPYTKAPPMVAAIYDWSGFYIGINGGGGSAHTCWDLVFPGGSIPEGCHNSTGGTVGGQVGYRWQSASWVFGVEGQGNWADFSGSNVTPVGGNPLGGGSIRTRIDAFGLITGQVGYAWNNVLFYVKGGGAVVSDKYDVIFAGAVIDTAKETRWGGTVGAGLEFGFAPNWSVGVEYDHIFLNDRDTTLTAVPGGGAAGTVRVRQDVDMGLVRLNYRFGGPLIAKY
- a CDS encoding RNA-binding protein — its product is MDSQIVSRPREMERRPVNFHERAETNEQQAARQGDAVSQIDTIEKLSDAQEPKNSLFALCGLGVAGIAMLGWIGALAWMAWRFAGWLMS
- a CDS encoding AraC family transcriptional regulator; translated protein: MPFQAATATPRRAMTPAAFVRGVVTAYARYGRDPAEALSRGQVTADLVKSTDGRVTAAQFEALAGHAMRELDDEALGWFSRRLPWGSYGMLCRASITAPNLEVALKRWCRHHRLLTEDVLFELAVSEETAIISIREQRDLGALREFCLVTLLRYVLGFSCWAVDSAIALRAAEFPFPEPHHVSVYPTIFCKTVRFGGDRAGIVFDKHYLSLPLTRSPADLDSMLKGALRLTVLPYRRDRLLVERVRRVLRNARGRILGAEDVASELALSTRTMHRRLREEATSLRDLKEEAKFELAKQELMRGRTPIKRIAEIAGFRNEKSFSRAFRTWTGASPREFRDKYR
- a CDS encoding DUF192 domain-containing protein, producing the protein MYSDRKAVWSLGRGWLAAILVIAAFAVASAPIRAASFQPLEIVTKNGVQVFSVEMATTEQEKQTGLMHRKELADGKGMLFDFSPEQEVSMWMKNTYISLDMIFIRADGRILRIAENTEPMSTKIISSQGLAKGVLEVPAGTAQKYGIRPGDRVGHPLFGGK
- a CDS encoding isovaleryl-CoA dehydrogenase; this encodes MNIPSIDFDLGEDITMLRDTLRAFVEAEIAPRAAEIEKANLFPADLWKRFGDLGLLGMTAPEQYGGSSMGYLAHVVAMEEISRGSAAVGLSYGAHSNLCVNQIRRNGNDAQRQRYLPKLISGDYVGALAMSEPNAGSDVVSMKLRADKRGDRYVLNGSKMWITNGGDADVLVVYAKTDAEAGPRGMTAFLVEKGFKGFSHGPHLDKLGMRGSNTYPLFFDECEVPEENVLGCVGEGVKVLMSGLDYERAVLSGGPLGIMAACMDAVVPYMHERKQFGQPIGDFQLMQGKLADMYSTWQATRAYVYAVGRACDRANHARSLRKDAAAAILYSAEKATWMAGEAIQALGGIGYTSEFPTGRLWRDAKLYEIGAGTSEVRRMLIGRELMVETA
- a CDS encoding Lrp/AsnC family transcriptional regulator, translated to MAGRDQLDGVDLKILSELQQDGRVRNNELALRVGVSAPNCLRRLKSLFSRGVIRAIRAVIDERLLGYEVVSFVSIQLASQAQPVLESFESSIAAIPRIQQCWRISGDTDYLLKCVAPSVENMRQQLLHFAAMPNVRNVRSFPVLGVAKDVPLPLQEIAASASAG